One window of the Maylandia zebra isolate NMK-2024a linkage group LG19, Mzebra_GT3a, whole genome shotgun sequence genome contains the following:
- the LOC101486448 gene encoding B2 bradykinin receptor: MSGDQSNTGEDHCIPEDNSLVFTLVPPYILVISVLGIIFNVFVLMVFCLHKKACTVAEIYLSNLAGADLALVCFLPFWAEYTRKGFDWPFSESLCKVTSAVIYMNAFCSIYFLVMVSIDRYVALVHPLSHERIRRPFYAKLGCLFVWGLGLVFALPIFIYRKLEFNSQLNLTHCSLNLTFPEQYLASEVTTITFSFIVPVIIILFCTVKIIQTLRKRLMEVLNIQKTDQKATTLILAVLLAFLICWVPFHVTKILDVLRNTGILKCHITLTIVQQISTYFAFFNSVLNPILYVLVGKTFQKRAKELFILWNKTQTASFSRLSTRLTSFKL; encoded by the coding sequence ATGTCTGGAGACCAAAGTAACACAGGAGAAGACCATTGTATTCCTGAAGACAACAGCTTGGTCTTCACTCTAGTTCCACCCTACATCCTGGTCATCAGCGTGCTTGGAATCATCTTtaatgtgtttgtgctgatggtTTTCTGCCTCCACAAGAAGGCCTGCACTGTGGCTGAGATATACCTCAGCAACCTGGCTGGAGCTGACCTTGCTCTGGTGTGCTTTTTGCCCTTCTGGGCTGAATATACAAGAAAGGGATTTGACTGGCCTTTCAGTGAAAGCCTGTGCAAAGTGACATCAGCTGTTATCTACATGAATGCGTTCTGTAGCATTTACTTCCTTGTTATGGTTAGCATAGATCGTTATGTGGCACTGGTGCACCCACTTTCCCATGAGAGGATACGCCGGCCGTTTTATGCCAAACTGGGATGTCTGTTTGTGTGGGGTCTTGGCTTGGTCTTTGCTCTCCCCATATTCATCTACAGGAAGTTAGAATTCAACTCTCAGTTAAATCTTACTCACTGTTCACTTAACCTAACTTTTCCAGAGCAATATCTGGCATCTGAGGTGACAACCATAACATTCAGCTTCATCGTCCCTGTTATCATTATTTTGTTCTGCACTGTCAAAATTATTCAAACTCTGAGAAAGAGGCTAATGGAGGTTTTAAACATTCAGAAAACGGATCAGAAGGCCACCACTCTCATCCTGGCAGTTCTCCTGGCATTCCTGATCTGCTGGGTGCCATTCCACGTGACAAAGATACTAGATGTGCTCCGAAACACTGGCATTCTGAAATGCCACATCACACTGACCATCGTCCAACAGATCTCTACGTACTTTGCCTTCTTCAACAGTGTCCTTAACCCCATTCTCTACGTCTTAGTAGGGAAAACTTTCCAGAAACGAGCAAAGGAACTCTTCATATTGTGGAACAAGACTCAAACAGCATCTTTCAGCCGACTGTCCACACGCCTGACAAGTTTTAAATTGTGA